The stretch of DNA attcaaacccccctttcttgtaaatcgacattgttacttcaaactCGAGATTGTTGAAGGCACGCTAACATCACTATCGGATATTAATACAAAAAGTTTGAAACTGGAGTAGTTGCTTATAACAAGTTGATTGTAACAATGACATTCACACTCTAGGTAAAACactttagaaaatatttctcatttgaacaagtgtttctctctttgaactctaagacgaatttggaattttgagtttgagttcttctactcttttatgaTGTTTCGATAATcctcttcttcagccttgagtatctatttatagataaagtTAGTGCTTCAATTTAAtcattgtttaattctgaattgtatatTCATTAATAGCTTGGTCGACAATGAtcttatacaaaaataattatgaacaagaagttttttagccaattttttatttatggatCTAATATGAATAGTTCTTCTAAATTGACTTTGTTCatattgaatttgtaaattaCTCATATTGATACCGTTCGTATTTTGCAAgatttaatttgtaaatttttcaactTGATAtggtttatattttgttaagattgcttTCACAAATTTTTGAGATAAAACTTCATTCATATTACTTGCTTTGTTCTAAACATAAACATAGTGTTGAACTCGTTATTGAAATTTCACAAGTAGGAGTATTACTAAGTCCAATTTCGTTTTTAAAATCTGACCAATTTGTTAATCACACGTATTCCTTAGATCAAACAAATTAATCTATCTTTTACGTGATAATAAGTTGACTAATAATTAAACTCATCTCATAAACAATTAATATTCACGTCAATTTAATTAACGAATTAAATTAACTAAGAAACTATGTTGTCCAacgtcttttaatttttaaatattattttgtttatttaccAAATTCAAGCGTAAATGCTCAACTGTCGATTTACAAAACTAAGGTACTTAtcaattgttttaattatttgattatttttagatatatattataaaaaacttaGAGACATTAAATagtgactaataatataaaaaatacaattattttaaataaaaatataaaaaataatttagttagcgtaatttttttttaacagagaaataaaaaaataatattatgcaTATGAGATCGTTATATATAGGATTAGAGGAAGTAGTAGTAGAAATTTTGAAGGAAATACGATTAAGCGTTAATTTTGGAATGAATGAATCTCTTTTTGTGCATTGATAATGGAAGCAAGATGAAAAGTAAAACATAACGTCACCGAACccacaaaaattaaaactccCAATAGCCCGTGTCTGTCCTCACCTCACATCTACACACTCTACGAACAACGTAGAAGCAGAAAAGAAACCCCAAAATTTCTAGATTGAAACTtctcaaaaccctaatttcacaATAAATTCAATTCCTTCAACCAGATCTAAAAAAATCATGGAGAAACAGTTCAAAGTCCCACCGGTATCTTTTCCATCCGCTGGAAACCCCACTATGACCGGTCCAAATCTTCAACAACGTCGTTTACCCACACCTCCGTTCCAGCCTAACTCTGGCATCCCTTTCATGTCATTCGACATAGGTTCCGCCGCCGTATCCACTTCCTCCGGTCCAATTTACTCCGGTCCCGGCATCGGCGGTGGTTCTGCTAACTTTGACGACGAGGAGCCTCTCCTCGACGAGCTCGGTATTCATCCTGACCAAATCTGGAGCAAAATCAGATCGGTTCTTAATCCGTTTCGTGTGAACCACACTGTGCACAAAGACGCTGATCTATCTGGTCCAATTCTTCTCTACATGTCTTTTTGCCTCTTTCAATTACTCGCCGGAAAAATTCAATTCGGTGTGATATTAGGTTGGATCGTTGTTTCTTCGATCTTCTTATACGTTGTTTTCAACATGCTGGCTGGTCGAACCGGAAATTTGGATCTTCATACCTGCACCAGTGTTGTTGGTTATTCTATGTTGCCGGTGGTGATTTTCTCGGCACTGTCGCTTTTTCTTCCGCAGGGAGGTTTCTTTGGACTCGCGATCGCTGCCGTTTTCGTGTTGTGGGCCACTAGAGCTTCGACGGGTCTTGTGGTTTCTCTTACAGATGGTGGCGATGAACATCGCGGGTTGATAGCGTACGCATGTTTCTTGATTTACGCTCTGTTTTCGTTGCTTGTTATATTCTAGGGACGTGTTTACTGATGAGATTCTTTGGATCAAAGTGGTTATGTTTTTGGATTTAGTGAAcactttatttttcatattccCTTGTTGCATTTTGAACCTTGTTATTTTGTGTTTCAGTTATATATGATGATGATATAGAAAATGAAGTTATTGCACTTGATTGAATGTTTTAGTTTAAAATGTAATGTCATCCGTAGGTTACATGTGACTTGTTTGTGTCTGGAAGCATATACAGTTACTTAATTTATTGTTCTGTTTGTGAAAATTATGTTGCTTTGGGTTCTGGGTTCTGAGTAGATGCTCTTGCAGGCTATTGTCTGTTTGGTTCAATGAAGGGGGGGAGTAGAGAACTAGAGATTTGCTTAGTTCAAAAGAGGGGAGGGgatgaattttaattaaaatcatgttTAATTCACGGGCAGGAGAGGGATTTTAAATGATCTATTTGTGTATTTAGTCACCTTCCCTCCCCTCCAAATCCCCCCAAAATTGAGGGTGAGCAAAATGAGGTTTAAGAGAGATTTTCTTCCCCTCCCCTCCATCTATCCCTAACCAAAGAGACCCTTACCCCAAGTCCAATCTACTTAGGGTGTTTGGATGTGTGGTGCCAGAAAACTATATGTCAAATTGGATTGTGTGCTTAACTAAATCATACATAGTTGAACAGTTTTGGTTATTAAGTTTATCTATATCTAAATAAGAATGAATTCTTTGTGACCCTAACTTTCAGCAACGAGGCTTGAGTAAGGGGAATTTCACTCAGAAGATACATTTGAACACTATTTTGCATACTTCAGTTGCCACTCTGGTATGTAATTTTTTCACAAAAGTGATCAGGTATTCATTTTAATGGATCAATTTGTACAAAATACACGAACTCATCCAGACCTTCTACAACTCAAGATTCATGCCCAAACTTCTCGAACAGTAGTTCATCTGCTTTCTTAATCTTTTGATGATGCCGATTGTGGTTTAGGTGATGTCTTTTCTCTTTACTTAGTACCCCAATgctaaatattgaaattttgggGCTGATAAGCATGCAGCCTGTTTCTTTTGATATATGTGGAGAACTTTGCTTGGCATTTTGAAGGCTACTATGTCAGAAGAGAATTTCGTTTCATCCATGTTATACACACACGCACATATCCCTTTTCCACTACGTACACCCTTGTGCCCAGTGACATTCATCCAGACCTGCTACAACTCAAGATTCATGCCCAAACTTCTTGTACGGTAGTTCATCTGCTTTCTTAATCTTTTGTGGATGCCAATTGTGGTTTAGGTGATGTCTTTTCTCCTTACTTAGTACCCCAATGCTAACTATGATATACTCGATAAACTAAGATCGACCGGATTGTAAGTTACAGTTTCGTTTTCCACTGCTCTGTTTTGTTTTCTTCTGTTTTGTTCCtctgtttcttttttgttttttgtcctctcgtttcttcttcttcttcttcttcttctttttcttcctttGTTTCTTTTCTTCTGTTTTGTTCCTCTGTTTTGTTTTCCACTGTCTTGAAGATGAAGACTTTGAATGAAGCGATGAACAAGATAATGTTGATGTGGTTGAAATTACAAGTGAAGATGAGGAAGATAGATTGTTTTTTAGTTTGAGTCTTATCCAGTCGAACTTGATTACTTTTAGAACTTAATTTTGATTACTATTCAATCTTGATTTTGATGTTAGATTTTGGTTATATGAAGTATGATTACCCctttatttttgtgtattttattttttctatttttttagtatttttgtcTACTGgttgtattttatgtttagcTGATATACTGTTTTTTGGTCTTTGCAATAGCGGTCATCCCGCTATCTGCGATCCCGCTATCCGCTATCCGAGACTGACAACATAGATTGTAACAAATTTGATAACAAAGAAATCCTTTTCTGTTGGGAACCCATAATTTGTATTGAATATGTATGAACAATTTTACTGTGAAAATAATAAAGGATAGGAGGGAATTTCTCATAACATTTTCCTTATTCTATATTCTATATCATAACATTCTCCTTATTCTATATCATAACATTTTCCAGCTATATAgtttttgaagtattttttatttaataattagtaaCGTGTCTAATTAAGAGCTAGTGATAGAAGACCTACTACTGCCTATATACTCTAGAAATTACGTCTAGCATTTTCTTACATGCTTTATGATTGAGGTTTATTATTATGGAAGAATGATGTTATTGTTGTTAGAAATGGCATTGTAGAATTCATTGAGTTGGGATGAAATGCTGACACATGATGcatttacaaacaaaaaaatgttgttaaatataaatagtaTCAACGTTTCTGCTTTCCTTGTTTGTTAACTGTCTTAACAGCATAGTTGTAACAGCAAAAAGTTAGCAGGAAATGAAGTCaatgatttattatattattaatttaaataatagttataaccatattatatgatatattaaGTAGACAACTAGACATTAACCAGCAGGGTTGTAATTTGTGTTAAAGTAAAAACTAGTAAACCACTAAGATTAGGCTACTGCCTGGTGGCATGTGGTTTGTCATTTGAGTATTTGGTAGGGGGTCATACACTCAAACCATCCTAAATCTCACTATAATATTGGTGTTGAGAAGGTGCGAGTGTTACCTTGCCAGTGCTTTTctttattaagataaaaatgTTACCAAGTATGgaaaatattattggattgGATCTTCTCCTATTCTTGAATAGTAAGATATATTGTCCTGATGGAGAGAGAAAATCATAACTTCTATTGTACAAGAACCTATCATGACTTCTTGTAGGCATTGgtaattatatttaacaaaaaaatatcttcTTTGATAAAACCATACATATCTTGTTATTCAAAAGTAGGAGGAGATCCAAATGTACCAAATCCAATAATGTTGTCGATATGATGCTAATGTGAAAAGTACAACCATATATCTTTATTTGGGTCCGTTCCAATTGTTTTTATGTTGTTCTTTCTTTAGTCTCTTGGGGTTATGAGATAGAAAGGGGAATAGGATTTTTTTCCTTTCAGTGACTTGGACAAAACAAGTTTTATCATAAACTGGAAACAAGGGGATAGTATTGAGAGAGAATAGAAAGGAATCCTGTTTTCTTCGtgacataaaaagaaaaaatgggaAACTCCACTTTTGAGAGAAAAACAAGAATTGAGAGAAAATCTTTGAGCATGGAGATTGAGGgtttgagaaaaaaaagaatGTGAAAAACATGGGTTCTTTGTTGTTCATCTTGAACATTAAATGGGAAAGAATCAAAAGGTTCTCTATTAGTAACAGGATTTGGTTTCatcaacaaaaaacaaaataacaggATTTGGATTTTTAATTGATAGTGAAGCTACTCTCTCCCGAGGAAGTTGGTCACATTGACTGTACCGCATAAACATCTGTGTTTATTTCCCTCTCTCAATCTTGCATTCAATTTTAGTGTTTATTCTTGCTGCTGCAATTTGATTTCTGTGATACTGTTATTTCCTGCTGCTACTGTTCTGTTCTGCGTTTCActattgtgttttcttgtgttaAGTTTTTCTGTCAACTGCGCCACTGCTGCTTCGTAATTTTCTGGTTGTGTGTTTCTGCATAATCTGCCATTGCAGCACATATTTTCTGCCTCTGGATTAGTTTCTGGTTTAATGCAATTACTGcataatttgatttctattttgCATGTTTCTTCTGTTGTGGGTTCTGCTGCTGTTTTTGGATTGCATTTGTGCGGAATCAATTCTTAAGATTTCCTAATTGACTGGTTAGAACCAACAGCTAAAAATAAAGAAGGATTTTAAAATAAGGTCAAGGTctttaaagtataaaaaatagCATTATAGTTTTTAAACGAAACACACATCTCCATTTTACATCACTTAGTCAATTTAGATTTTTCAGTTGTTGGGTTATCTTTGAAATTGGGATAAATGGATTTGTTGTGGGAATCTGTTATAATATCCTTTGCCGTAAGCCCTTACCCTTGCAAATTTGTTTTTCATCTACAAATCTCAAATATTGCTTATGATCAAGGAATCAAGCTCTGTCATTTGCACCAACAGGTGTTTAATAGAAAAacctcatattttaatatttttaaaatcaaaacatgtataaattttttctaaatttaatattgtctcaacaataataaatcaattgaaaaataaatattacatgacattaattatattaatttaatgatgtcatattaaaatttatttctcaTATGAAAATTCGTTTTATGACTCCAAATGTGTGGGGTCGGTTCTGCATACTATATGTATGGTTGtatctttataaataaaaataaaaatttaaattgtgtcatataataaaatgacaTGAATATCTTTTATATTCGAAAAATGTTTGagacattttttttagtaaatacaaataagataattgttttttcaaaactaGAAATATTACTATCATTTAAAGGGATTGATTGATACATTTTTCCCTTAATATTATAATAAGGTTCTTTTATCACTCTTTagcatttatcttttaaaaattgaatcaattaaatatgacaattttattaatattgattGTGAGGTGTTTTGAAttgtaaaatcaaataaaaattgattgagTAAATGTAtaatcattaaaatttaaataatatatttttattatattactatcataaatataaatgtgttttCTGTAAAGTTTAATAACataaacaataatattaatattatagtaAAAACAAAGTTTAATGATTATGTAGTCCTGAAATATTTGAGAATTTTAAATAAGCttctaaactaaaaaaattgttattaaacCTATAAACCAatataatgtttttaattaaagtCTTTTGTTAAACCTCGTTTAGTCAACCACTAGTTAATACCAATGAAAATTATGACATGGCAACGAATGTTACATATTATTGTTCACTTAATAATATCtatgtatatattaattttaatttttaaactcGAAAACTCTCTTCTCCCCAATTAAACTTATAAGGAATCAGAAAAATGTAATGTAACGATGTTGTGTGTGACGTCTTACTTCTAATAACGTGTGCAACTTGGGCTATGGCCATTAGAGTTGTGTGTAGCAAGTACACGAGATCTTAAGTAAAGCAACAAAGCCATTTAAGCGGTAGTATAAACACAAAGAAAAGTATGTGGAGACGCTATGGTTGCCAAAACCGCCACTCTTGATGTCGTGAGTTAACATCATGTCTTTAGGCATTTGCAGATCCAAAGTAACACTCTTTAATTATACAAGaatgaaacttttaaaatatatttccatGAAATATCCATTATGATATAATGAGGCCACTACAAGATGAGTTACCTCGAAGAATGTACGACCATCAATATTGAGATAGACAACACCAATAAGAGGTTTATCCCCGTGCATGACATTTAAAACGAACACTATAGAGAATACATTATAAACATGTATCTTCTAATACTACCtctgattttatatatatataactatttataacttattttgatctcaaatataataaaaaaaaattgcatatttaaaatgcatttattatttattttacttttatactCTTATTCCATGTTTAATAAACATAAATGCAACTTTCTCTAGATAACTAAATACATGGTTTTTTTGGGAATAACAACAGTTAAGTAATTCGCAACCGATGTTTgtctgagactgatttaacaaaataggGAACAGGTTACTCCTCTCTTTTCGGAAAATTGTCTTTTGTACCCCTCAATGAGAGATGTTCAATGgaaatttaattcatttgaaatttcTTGAAGATGCGACcatgtattaaatttataaatattttttcttctcattttttacaattataaaattatttatttaataaaacaaaaataattagaatattttaaaaaaacaaaatattattaataaattatagaataaattatattaataataataataaagtaaattatattattaaaaatttatattttaaaatatttttattactattttttatttatattaacaatattttattattatttaattattagatcggaataaaaataggaggaataaaaataggatggagttgttaaaaaaataaatcgttattttataaaatattaggaGTAAAGATAGAagagagttgttaagaaaatatgttgttattttatgtgcaaaatattagggacatgttatttattttggcaCACTTAGTCAAccattttgatgtatttttttaatatattttaattttttaatagtattttaatagtaaaataactaccgcatatttcaaaaaattgaaatttcggTAAGATAAACATAACTACCGGATATTATAAATACTTTACTGGAAATTTGTTTGTTGGCGAAATTTTCgttaacataaaaaatttgaaatacgaAATTTTTGGTAGTGAATAGTTGTGTACCGGATTTTAATGGAAAAATTTGAAGTACCGGAAAGTTAGTTGATGAGGTGAAATTttcaagtaatttttttttaccatttagtaaatgaaaattttaataattttgggtttttaacaatttgaagGGGTATAAGATTAATTGTGGGTACAAAAGTCAACTTTCCTTTTTTcgtggttgccttttctatcaaaatagtctttttttttttgttattttattaaccTAATTGTAATTCATACTCCGAGAATTGTACTATGCACCCCCCAGTTTTACCTCTCACCCCCAGTCATACAGAAACTTTTGAAGAatatgaaagttttgaaatgcaaaactttcgaaatatgtttagtttcgaaaatttggtaTTCATGGAAAATTTGGTaaacagtaataaatttattataataaatttatagtaataaattaatagtaataaatattaacacatttatagtaataaatttgatatctaatttcggaagttttagtaatttttaaaaaacaattgaaagttttgaaacttctgaaactTTCCAAATGGAATTACCTCGaaggtttgaaattttcgaagtatATGTgcttcggaagtttcaaattcatccaaactttcgaagctttctggaaaaatacacttcgaaaatttcatattcatccAAAGTTTAGAAAATTTCATTTGGAAAGTTTGGTATTtttccaaagtttcgaaattagtaatttttctacataattacatttcgaaagcttccaatttcacaaaattttcgAAAATTGGGGGTGGAAAACTAGACTGgaaatttttctataattttatacaaattaaataagggCAAAATGgccttaaaaaaaattggggaGTGGAAGGTAAAATGGGAgggtgcacggtacaaaacCCTTATACTCCCTTGTTAACGGGTAACTGACTTATGGGCCACACCCATTTAACAAGATTCATTctcctttttattatttttattgttattcttttaacaaccaaacaaaacaagacatgacactactattattattaatttattagtattatttcaattaatttatatagaggcattatttagtttatttctttatttattttattttttaccaaaattaacGACATATAGagtcaaattaaataacaacatatgcactccaaaaataataattaaaattaatataaaatctaataattatctaataaaattaaatgaggaAAATACATCTCATTAACTATTAGTAATGATGGGAAACATGCAATGAAATTGTGAAGAACCAGCACTATTAGgaatacatttttgttttgtttcgtGTCTTAACAAGATTGTTGTTTTCAATTTCttatttatggttgaaaatatacttatatatatatatatatatatctgaaatatcttaactatttttatatttaaaaatttgaataaattattattattatttagtattCATTAACAATTTATACCGATcattaaataatattgaaaaaaatgttatattttaatacttattcaacttaattgaaatatatatttttaaagatttttctAACATAAAAATTTAGTAGTTTTAATACAACTACCAAGATATTcattttaaagatatttattaactatttacataaaaaagtaatattttatttttaaataagtattgtttatggttaaaacaaaaatatattataacaaaaaatatttattcaatataaatatctttaattttaaaacactaAGGTAAGAATtgcatttttaaataaatgttatatttaagatctttataattattaaataataataataataaatataattaatatgtcaCTAATGACAATTGAGTATGGTGCTGTATATTTGATtagtaaaaatataacaaatcttcatatatatatatatatatatatatatatataatccctttttatattttacaagtagatgaattaatattaatctaaaatataaattttaattaataaaataaaatatattgtatcGGGTTTCTGGAAGaatatatagttaaaaaaatgaGATCAGTTCCTAAATAGATGTATAATTTGGTATGGTAGAGTTGTGTTTTACTTCAACTAATTACTTAACTTTTATGTGAATCTCCATGTACATTTACTTGCACACTTAAATTGTATCTGACATCATTGCACTTTAATAGGACATAAACAATACTCGTTTCTATTGCCTATTGGAGAGTGTATATTACATATCTGACACAAATTCAACTTTTAATAGTTGATATGCAGGTTTCTTTCAAAAGgatatttttgtttctattttgttttacaATGTTTCTATTGGATAGGTTTGATTTGtttatttcaaaacaaatatatttggTGATAGAAACAAAATTGCACTATGTTGAAagtattaaatgtatttttacatttacagacgaatatttattatttgatttacgaatgtttatactaaaaaaaaaagttgtgtgAATGAGTATATAATGCATTTTggagatatttttatttatgaatttaattgattGTTTGAAAGTAgtagaattttataaaataaaaaaatatttacgttaaaaaaaattgaaaataaatcattattaatTGTAACAatgttgagaaaaataaattatataggTCTATATGATAATTGTGGTTGTTATGTTATTGTTGTCGAAATGTatatttcaatataatataCAAATGTGACATACTAGGTACATATTTTCTTGTTACAATAATTAATCTAATCAAATGGCATGTATCATGTAGATTAATATGTCTAAAGTATCTAtacatcatgtagattgatatatGTATATAGAGAATAAGATctattttaccaatttttttaattattaaaattatatttttctttttatcataGGTCCAATTTTTAAGATCAGGATCTCTAAAATCCTTAAAACGTCTATGAAAgagataaaagtaaaataaagttttgaatATGTGTATGAAAATTTAAGTACATGTATATTACTattgatttcaaaatatgacaaaaaaaaaaaataagtaaaaaactACATTATTAGAAATGTAGCAAACCTTAATTCGAAAGATGAGTCAATATTTAATATACGACATTAATTTGGACGTGATTATTTTTagtgaaattaaattataattatttagttcaatgatgaaagaaaaaaatagagaggGATCTGATGATAGACGTGATTTGTTATAATGTGAATTAACTTGTATCGACTTTTTTAgcttttttataaaagaattgtAGTACCTATTTGACTCTATTTAATATCCATTTGCCTATTATAAAAACATAAGAGCTCACAAAATTTTATGCCTAAAAAATGTGGGGTTGTGTATTATCTTACTCTGGGGTAAAAAAAGTTCGGTATCACCATTGTATAAGGTAATTTAGACATcttattttacaataattaagatatatatttatttttgagagaaaacaaaagaatattttgattataGAAATTAGAAGAAGTACTCAACCTAAATACAAGAAAGTGTAGAAAAGATATAAAGATGTGTGAAATGCAAAATAGGATCAGTTGTTATGATGTAacaaatattgttatatttacaCATTTATTAATACTATGTAGAagtgaaattaaatcaattgaattgttgaattattttatattatgctgatgattatttatataaaatttcaaacaatattgacatttaaataattattagtagTAATAATTATCTGCATACATTTAAATAAGATGATATAATGtaatatcaaatcaaataatacTAAAGAAAAGGAAAGTAATTAAATGGAAGAAATTATGAATGAAAAATGAAGGCAAACCCTACAAGTAGTTAAAGTAAAACGATATTGTCTCTTATTTGTTTATGATATAATGTATACATAAGTGAAGAGTAGTTGAACCATTGATATAGAAACAACACATAACGAAGTAACGGTACAATTATGTGATGGACAAGAAGGTAGAAAAATGATTCCCTTACTGTGACACGTAAGTACTTTGATATATAGCAAGCAAACTAGTAAGTTACTATAGTTTAGTAATTaatcatcactttattttaattaatgtctAGCGTCTTCTTGCAGCGGTTTCTCTCTGAGCATTGAAGTAAACAGCAGCAACAGGAAGACCAAGATCATTCTGTGAAGCGAAATTGCGTGTGTTGAAATGATCCCTTGAAGATGGTGTTGTCATAACTGATTCTCTGCTTTTTTGTTTGAACAGAACAAACACAAACCTGTGTATCCCTATGTTTGGTTTTGGTATTTCATAGCTCACCAACTCTTTACCTACAAATTCatcatttcattttattttattatctctcatcaatatatttatacattttttcaaCCATTCAAATACCTACCAAATGTGGCATCTGTTGTTCCTGGAATATCTGTCACAATCCTgc from Cicer arietinum cultivar CDC Frontier isolate Library 1 chromosome 3, Cicar.CDCFrontier_v2.0, whole genome shotgun sequence encodes:
- the LOC101505755 gene encoding uncharacterized protein: MEKQFKVPPVSFPSAGNPTMTGPNLQQRRLPTPPFQPNSGIPFMSFDIGSAAVSTSSGPIYSGPGIGGGSANFDDEEPLLDELGIHPDQIWSKIRSVLNPFRVNHTVHKDADLSGPILLYMSFCLFQLLAGKIQFGVILGWIVVSSIFLYVVFNMLAGRTGNLDLHTCTSVVGYSMLPVVIFSALSLFLPQGGFFGLAIAAVFVLWATRASTGLVVSLTDGGDEHRGLIAYACFLIYALFSLLVIF
- the TFL1A gene encoding protein CENTRORADIALIS-like; the protein is MARMSQEPLLVGRVIGEVLDSFTTSMKMTVSYNKKQVFNGHEFFPSTINIKPKVEIDGGDMRSFFTLVMTDPDVPGPSDPYLREHLHWIVTDIPGTTDATFGKELVSYEIPKPNIGIHRFVFVLFKQKSRESVMTTPSSRDHFNTRNFASQNDLGLPVAAVYFNAQRETAARRR